In the genome of Methanoculleus sp. SDB, the window AGCTCAGCAACGGCCTGTTTATTCTCTTCAAAATCCCTCGAAAGGCGGTCTTTATGCTTTTCAATCAGTTCTGATCCCATTGTTTTGATGTATGTCGGCTTAATTCCCATCGAACACTATCCTACACGTTTGTATCTTTAATGCGACCTGACAGCATAATAATATTGCGTGCGATCGTTCCCGGATCTTCTCCCAAAACACGAATCATCGGCTCTTTTCCGACGGCTCCGCGGTCGAATATGATGTCGGGCACGCCGTCGCGGCAGCATTGCGCGACTCCCCAGTCCATTGTCTTCACACCCGGGGGCTCCACCGTCCGGTCGAACGAGCAGACGTCCAGCATCATCCCCTCGAGCAGGCGGACGGTTTTTTCGGAGAACCTGATGTTTGCGGCGCTTCGGATCCGGGGATCAAACTTCATCGCGGTCAGTACAATCCGTGCGATATGGTCGCTTGCCCCGAAAACGACGTCACCGACCGGGTGCACTGCCGTGCCGAGGCGGACGATGCGCCCCTGTACCCCCGCGACATCGCCGGGATCGCGCGCACCCGGGAGGGCAAAGACGATATTCATGCCCACTTCGGGTATGCAGGCGGAGTCCATCGCATCCGCGAGCAGGGAAACGGCATGCTCAACCTGCCGGATCACCTCGCCGCGTTCGTTTCCTGTCATCTCCTCTCACCGTAGTCCCAGTTCTTCCCTGATGGATACAATCCCGGCAATGGAGAGTTCGTACAGCGTCTGGCGATCCATCAGGGATTCGATCAGAGCGATGCGGCTCCGGTCGCACCCGGCGGCAAAGCTCTTCTCCTTATATTTCTTTTTCACGGTCTTCGGCGTCACGTCGCTCACGACACCGCCCTTGACGAGCGCACAGGCGATGACAAGCCCGGAGACGCTGTCGGCCGCCTGCAGCGCGATCTCCACCGGTGTCTCGTATGACGGGCCATGGAGGAAGTGGTTGTGGCCCTTTACGATCTTCGCAATCTCCTCGTCGACACCGTTTTCACGGAGAATCCGGTACCCTTCCACGCCGTGCCGCTGCATATCCTCCCCCACGAGTTCATAGTCGATGTCGTGGAGGATGCCGATCACCTCCCATCGCTCCGCATCCTCCCCGAGATATGCGCCGATCTGCTTCATGACCGCGGCCGTCGCATAGCAGTGCTTCCGGAGCGCGTCCGATGAAACATACCGGTGGAGAAGGGCGATCGCGTCGTCCCTGTTCATGGTATCCGGTTTTTTTCGGGGATGATAAAAACATGCGGTTTCGGGAAACGAAGGGATAGCGATTTATGCCGCGGGCGACCACAGTACATCCTCATGGATCCGCGTCTGTTAGACAGCCTCACCTCGGGGGCGAGCCTGGTTCTCCTGATCATCGGCCTTGCAGTCATGCCCCTCCTCCTTCCGTCCGGGTATGCATTCCTCGCAGCCCTGGTCGTCTTCATCGTGGCAATGAGTGCGGCCGGCTACATGATAGCCGAAAAATCCGCTTAATTGCCTGTTTTTTCTTTTTCCCGCTTTTTTCTGCGTTTGTAATAGGAGAGCGGGTGCTGGACGGTCTCGCAGTCGGCATTTTTGTTCACGCACAGCCCGTACGTGCGCATGGTCGCACAGCCGGGCGGGGTATATTCGGTCCCTCCCCTGCCCGATATGTGCTCGACCTGGTAGAGCGTCTTCGATACGTCGAAGTCGGGTGCGCGGGTATACACCTCGACGATCTGGGTGGTCTCCATGCCGATGGTATGGAGAAACGCGGTGAGGGCGAACCGTCCGGTATGCGGGATGTTCGTCCCGGCGGTGATCGCCGCGATCAGTGCCTGCATACAGGGGGGGAAGGCACTCTCGTCGATATCGCCGAACTCCTCGAGCATCTGCTGCTGGTACACCGCCGAGACGCGGTCGATATGCTCCCGGAGCTTCATGCAGATCCCTCCCGGCACCCGGAGAGGCAGCTGCCCCCGTATCACGCCGCGGATACGTTCGTGAATGATGGCGTACATATCATCCTTCTGTATTGCAACACGCCCTTTTCTGATTTCACGGTTGATCAGGCGCCACTTATCGTCGCGGAGCCTTGAAGCGAGTTCGATATACCGGACGACCTCCATGTCGCGGGCTTCAGGATCGAGCCCGAGGCTTTCGACAACATATCGCTTGAGTTCGTCGTTTTCGGTTTCTAAGAACCACACAGCACGTCCCGCCTCATAGCGGGCGAGCCGGTCCATCATCGAACGATCGCCCAGGCAGGAGACGACGAGGCGCGCCATGGCGTACCCGAGGATTTCGTCGTCGGGGATGTCGAGATCGGTCTCCCCATCGTCTTTTCCGAAGCTGATTGCCCTGATCAGCCGCTCGGTGCCTGTGTCAATAATTCCCTGTCCGGACTCTTCATCGTCCCGAATAAGACTTTCAAGCGGGATGTCCATCGAGAGGACGAACCCCTGTGCCTCCTTTAAAAACGGGTATTTTGCCAAGTCTGTCTTAAACAGCTCGACACTCATCAGTCGGCCTCGATGCGCGGGGCAAGCAGATACTCGACATGCCCGTTTCCGTCGGCGATATCGAATATGAACTTCACGGGATGGTCGATTCCGATGAGTACCTCGACCTGCTCCGCCCTGCTCATCACTTTCCCCATGTCTTTGAGATAGTCGAGCGAGAAGAGGGAACGCGCCTCCGACGCGGACAGGGAGACCAGTTCGTCCTTCCCCATTTCGAGCCGGATATGATCGGTGTCCCCCTCCGCCTCCATGTAAAAGATTCCCGCCGCCGGATCAATTCCGAGCGCGATCTTGTCGGAGATGACCGAAGCCGCCTTGATTGCCGAGTTGAGTGCGCTTCCCGAG includes:
- a CDS encoding phosphohydrolase — protein: MNRDDAIALLHRYVSSDALRKHCYATAAVMKQIGAYLGEDAERWEVIGILHDIDYELVGEDMQRHGVEGYRILRENGVDEEIAKIVKGHNHFLHGPSYETPVEIALQAADSVSGLVIACALVKGGVVSDVTPKTVKKKYKEKSFAAGCDRSRIALIESLMDRQTLYELSIAGIVSIREELGLR
- a CDS encoding 30S ribosomal protein S17e, yielding MGIKPTYIKTMGSELIEKHKDRLSRDFEENKQAVAELALIGSKRVRNRVAGNITRKLNRRKHA
- a CDS encoding phosphomethylpyrimidine kinase, coding for MTGNERGEVIRQVEHAVSLLADAMDSACIPEVGMNIVFALPGARDPGDVAGVQGRIVRLGTAVHPVGDVVFGASDHIARIVLTAMKFDPRIRSAANIRFSEKTVRLLEGMMLDVCSFDRTVEPPGVKTMDWGVAQCCRDGVPDIIFDRGAVGKEPMIRVLGEDPGTIARNIIMLSGRIKDTNV
- a CDS encoding DNA primase, which gives rise to MSVELFKTDLAKYPFLKEAQGFVLSMDIPLESLIRDDEESGQGIIDTGTERLIRAISFGKDDGETDLDIPDDEILGYAMARLVVSCLGDRSMMDRLARYEAGRAVWFLETENDELKRYVVESLGLDPEARDMEVVRYIELASRLRDDKWRLINREIRKGRVAIQKDDMYAIIHERIRGVIRGQLPLRVPGGICMKLREHIDRVSAVYQQQMLEEFGDIDESAFPPCMQALIAAITAGTNIPHTGRFALTAFLHTIGMETTQIVEVYTRAPDFDVSKTLYQVEHISGRGGTEYTPPGCATMRTYGLCVNKNADCETVQHPLSYYKRRKKREKEKTGN